The Eptesicus fuscus isolate TK198812 chromosome 17, DD_ASM_mEF_20220401, whole genome shotgun sequence genome has a window encoding:
- the LOC129152064 gene encoding LOW QUALITY PROTEIN: thyroid hormone receptor-associated protein 3-like (The sequence of the model RefSeq protein was modified relative to this genomic sequence to represent the inferred CDS: inserted 2 bases in 2 codons; deleted 1 base in 1 codon; substituted 1 base at 1 genomic stop codon), translating into MSKTNKSKSGSRSSRSRSASRSRSRSFLKSRSRSRSVSCSRKRKLSSRSRSRSYSPAHNRERNHPRVYQNRDFRGPNRGYRRPYYFHGRNRGFYPWGQYNRGGYGNYHSNWQNYRQAYSPRRGRSRSRSPKRRSPSPRSRSHSRNSNKSSSDRSRRSSSSRSSSNHSRVESSKRKSAKEKKSFSKDSRPSQSAGDNQGEEAKEQSFSGGTSQDTKASESSKPWADASTYSAGSASRALAVSELSPRERSPALKSPLQSVVVRRRSPRPSPVQKPRPPLSSSSQMGSGLKSGSGYQAGTHQGQFDHGSGSLSPSKKSPVGKSPPATGSTYGSSQKEEAASGGAAYTKRYLGEQKTENGKDKEQKQTNTDKEKMKEKGSFSDTGLSDSKIKSDMFAPKTDSEKPFRGSQSPKRYKLXDDFEKMADFHKEDMDDQDKDKDKGRKESEFDDEPKFMLKVIAGANKNQEDEKSGKWEVYAPPGKEKQRKTEELEEESFSERSKKEDRGGLKRTESGHRGFVPEKNFRVTAYKAVQEKSSSPPPRKTSESREKLGAKGDFSTGKSSFSITREAQVNVRMDSFDEDLARPSGLLAQERKLCRDLVHSNKKEQEFRSIFQHIQSAQSQRSPSELFAQHIVTIVHHVKEHHFGSSGMTLHERFTKYLKRGTEQEAAKNKKSPEIHRRIDISPSTFRKHGLAHDEMKSPREPGYKAEGKYKDDPVDLRLDIERRKKHKERDLKRGXHRRTRDRSRSSSSSSQSSHSYKAEEYTEETEEREESTTGFDKSRLGTKDFVGPNERGGRARGTFQFRARGRGWGRGSYSGNNNNSSNNDFPKRSRGEEWDPEYTPKSKKYYLHDDREGEGSEKWGGRGRGRGAFPRGRGRFMFRKSSTSPKWXHDKFSGEEGEMEDDESGTENREEKDNLQPTTE; encoded by the exons AAGCTGAGTTCTAGGTCTCGTTCCAGATCATATTCTCCTGCTCATAACAGAGAGAGGAATCACCCAAGAGTATATCAGAATCGGGATTTCCGAGGTCCCAACAGAGGCTATAGAAGGCCCTATTATTTCCATGGGCGCAACAGA GGTTTTTATCCATGGGGCCAGTACAACCGAGGAGGCTATGGAAACTACCACTCAAATTGGCAGAATTATCGGCAGGCATACAGTCCTCGACGGGGCCGGTCCCGATCCCGGTCCCCAAAGAGAAGGTCTCCTTCACCAAGATCTAGGAGCCATTCTAGAAACTCCAATAAGTCTTCCTCTGACAGGTCAAGGCGCTCCTCATCCTCTCGTTCTTCCTCCAACCACAGCCGAGTTGAATCTTCCAAGCGCAAGTCTGCAAAGGAGAAAAAGTCCTTTTCCAAGGATAGCCGTCCATCTCAGTCTGCTGGAGATAACCAAGGAGAAGAGGCCAAGGAGCAGTCATTCTCTGGAGGCACCTCTCAAGATACAAAAGCATCTGAGAGCTCGAAGCCATGGGCAGATGCCAGCACATACAGTGCTGGTTCTGCATCACGGGCATTGGCAGTTTCTGAGCTAAGTCCCCGGGAGCGGAGCCCTGCTCTTAAAAGCCCCCTCCAGTCTGTGGTAGTGAGGCGGCGGTCTCCCCGTCCTAGCCCTGTGCAAAAGCCTAGACCTCCACTTTCCAGCTCATCCCAGATGGGCTCAGGTCTGAAGAGTGGTTCTGGGTACCAAGCTGGGACACACCAAGGTCAATTTGACCATGGCTCTGGGTCCTTGAGTCCATCCAAGAAGAGCCCTGTGGGTAAGAGTCCACCGGCCACTGGCTCCACATATGGCTCGTCTCAGAAGGAGGAGGCTGCTTCAGGAGGAGCAGCCTATACAAAGAGGTATCTAGGTGAGCAGAAGACAGAGAATGGAAAAGATAaggaacagaaacaaacaaatacggataaagagaaaatgaaagagaaagggagctTCTCTGACACAGGATTGAGTGATTCGAAAATAAAATCTGATATGTTTGCTCCCAAAACTGATTCTGAGAAGCCTTTTCGGGGTAGCCAGTCTCCTAAAAGATATAAGCTCTGAGATGACTTTGAGAAGATGGCTGATTTCCACAAGGAGGACATGGATGATCAAGATAAGGACAaagacaaaggaaggaaggaatctgAGTTTGATGATGAACCCAAATTTATGTTGAAAGTCATAGCCGGTGCAAACAAAAACCAGGAGGATGAGAAGTCAGGCAAATGGGAAGTGTATGCACCTCCAGGgaaggaaaagcaaaggaaaacagaggagctggaggaggagtcTTTCTCGGAGAGATCCAAAAAGGAGGATCGGGGAGGACTCAAGAGAACCGAAAGTGGGCACAGGGGGTTTGTGCCTGAAAAGAATTTCCGAGTGACTGCTTACAAAGCGGTCCAGGAGAAAAGCTCATCACCTCCCCCAAGAAAGACCTCTGAGAGCCGGGAGAAGCTAGGAGCCAAAGGAGACTTTTCCACAGGGAAGTCTTCCTTCTCTATTACTCGAGAGGCCCAGGTCAATGTCCGGATGGACTCTTTTGATGAGGACCTTGCAAGACCCAGTGGATTACTGGCTCAGGAGCGCAAGCTTTGTCGGGATCTAGTTCATAGCAACAAAAAGGAGCAAGAATTTCGTTCCATTTTCCAGCACATACAGTCAGCTCAGTCTCAGCGGAGCCCCTCGGAACTGTTTGCCCAGCACATTGTGACCATTGTTCACCACGTTAAAGAACATCACTTTGGGTCCTCAGGAATGACATTGCATGAACGCTTTACTAAATACCTAAAGAGAGGAACTGAGCAAGAGGCAGctaagaacaagaaaagcccagagataCACAGGAGGATAGACATTTCCCCCAGTACATTCAGGAAACATGGATTGGCTCATGATGAAATGAAAAGTCCCCGGGAACCTGGCTACAAGGCTGAGGGAAAATACAAAGATGATCCTGTTGATCTCCGCCTTGATATTGAACGTCGTAAAAAACATAAGGAGAGAGATCTTAAACGAG AGCACCGGAGAACACGAGACCGGTCCAGGTCATCATCCTCTTCCTCCCAGTCATCCCACTCCTACAAAGCGGAGGAGTACACTGAAGAaacggaggagagagaggagagcaccACCGGCTTTGACAAATCAAGACTGGGGACCAAAGACTTTGTGGGTCCAAATGAAAGAGGAGGCAGAGCTCGAGGGACCTTTCAATTTCGAGCCAGAGGtagaggctggggcagaggcagctACTCTggtaacaacaacaatagcagCAACAATGATTTTCCAAAGAGAAGCCGGGGAGAGGAGTGGGACCCCGAGTACACGCCCAAGAGCAAGAAGTATTACCTGCATGACGACCGCGAAGGCGAAGGCAGTGAGAAGTGgggcggccggggccggggccgaggaGCCTTTCCCCGAGGTCGAGGCAGGTTCATGTTCCGGAAATCCAGCACCAGCCCCAAAT GCCATGACAAGTTCagtggggaagaaggggagatgGAAGACGACGAGAGTGGGACAGAGAACCGAGAAGAGAAGGACAATTTACAACCCACCACTGAGTAG